In Mus musculus strain C57BL/6J chromosome 9, GRCm38.p6 C57BL/6J, one genomic interval encodes:
- the Csk gene encoding tyrosine-protein kinase CSK isoform X2 codes for MEGTVAAQDEFYRSGWALNMKELKLLQTIGKGEFGDVMLGDYRGNKVAVKCIKNDATAQAFLAEASVMTQLRHSNLVQLLGVIVEEKGGLYIVTEYMAKGSLVDYLRSRGRSVLGGDCLLKFSLDVCEAMEYLEGNNFVHRDLAARNVLVSEDNVAKVSDFGLTKEASSTQDTGKLPVKWTAPEALREKKFSTKSDVWSFGILLWEIYSFGRVPYPRIPLKDVVPRVEKGYKMDAPDGCPPAVYEVMKNCWHLDAATRPTFLQLREQLEHIKTHELHL; via the exons AACTGAAGCTGCTACAGACAATAGGGAAGGGGGAGTTTGGAG ATGTGATGCTGGGGGATTACCGGGGCAACAAAGTTGCAGTCAAGTGCATCAAGAATGACGCAACTGCCCAGGCCTTCCTGGCTGAAGCCTCCGTCATGAC GCAACTTCGGCACAGCAACCTCGTCCAGCTGCTGGGTGTGATTGTGGAGGAGAAGGGTGGGCTCTACATCGTCACAGAGTACATGGCCAAG GGGAGTTTGGTGGACTATCTTCGATCACGTGGTCGTTCGGTGCTAGGTGGAGACTGTCTCCTCAAATTCTCATT AGACGTCTGTGAAGCCATGGAGTACCTGGAGGGTAACAATTTTGTGCACCGGGACTTGGCTGCCCGGAATGtgctggtgtctgaagacaacgtGGCCAAAGTCAGTGACTTTGGCCTCACTAAGGAAgcctccagcactcaggacacaggcAAGCTGCCAGTCAAATGGACAGCGCCTGAAGCCTTGAGAGAGAAG AAATTTTCCACCAAGTCTGATGTGTGGAGTTTCGGAATCCTTCTCTGGGAAATCTATTCCTTCGGGCGAGTGCCTTACCCAAGAATT CCCCTGAAGGACGTCGTCCCTCGGGTGGAAAAGGGCTATAAGATGGACGCTCCGGATGGCTGCCCGCCCGCAGTCTACGAGGTGATGAAGAACTGCTGgcacctggatgctgccacacgGCCCACGTTTTTGCAGCTTCGGGAACAGCTCGAGCACATCAAGACCCATGAGCTGCACCTGTGA